One genomic window of Acidobacteriota bacterium includes the following:
- a CDS encoding DUF2270 domain-containing protein codes for MDTLDETDADMVPLPAEGQCGPAEVTALSHLYRAEVYRSTVWRQRLDQTTNWAVISTGIGLSVAFANERASPFPIVLVGMLCIVFLMLEARRYRFFYVWRFRARVMEIAFMVPILRGEGAKIQLDRGTALSDDYEKPQYRISMIRCVGRRLRRNYGYIFAILGAAYFAKIAIHPVDVTSWDHFMRRAHIGPIPGWLSIAAGLGFHAAWGFIAWKTWWDERTDKTKMADFLKSRDDVNYGQAVNPHETALG; via the coding sequence ATGGACACGCTCGATGAAACCGATGCGGACATGGTTCCCCTGCCAGCCGAAGGCCAGTGCGGCCCGGCTGAAGTGACGGCGCTGTCACACCTCTACCGGGCCGAAGTCTACCGCTCGACGGTCTGGCGCCAGCGGCTGGACCAGACGACCAACTGGGCGGTGATCTCGACAGGCATCGGCCTCTCGGTTGCCTTTGCGAACGAGCGCGCCTCGCCGTTCCCGATCGTGCTGGTGGGCATGCTGTGCATCGTCTTCCTGATGCTGGAGGCGCGCCGTTATCGCTTCTTCTATGTCTGGCGCTTCAGGGCGCGCGTGATGGAAATCGCCTTCATGGTGCCGATCCTGCGCGGGGAGGGCGCTAAGATCCAGCTCGACCGCGGCACGGCGCTGTCGGACGATTACGAGAAGCCGCAATACCGCATCTCGATGATCCGCTGCGTCGGCCGTCGCCTGCGGCGCAACTACGGCTATATCTTTGCGATCCTCGGCGCGGCCTACTTTGCGAAGATCGCGATTCACCCGGTCGATGTCACCTCGTGGGACCACTTCATGCGCCGCGCGCATATCGGGCCGATCCCCGGCTGGCTGTCGATCGCGGCAGGTCTCGGCTTCCACGCCGCCTGGGGCTTCATCGCCTGGAAGACCTGGTGGGACGAGCGCACCGACAAGACGAAGATGGCCGACTTCCTGAAGAGCCGCGACGACGTGAACTACGGCCAGGCCGTCAACCCGCACGAGACGGCGCTGGGGTAG
- a CDS encoding MoxR family ATPase: MRFEGTSNYVATDDLRVAVNAAISLERPLLVKGEPGTGKTVLAIEVAKSLGLELIEWHIKSTTKANQGLYEYDAVSRLRDGQMGEERAKDVKNYIKKGKLWEAFTSKKRPVLLIDEIDKADIEFPNDLLQELDRMEFYVYETNEVVKAKVRPIVIITSNNEKELPDAFLRRCFFHFIKFPDEPTMRAIIDVHFPGIKKKLVGDALSTFYAMRELPGVKKKPSTSELLDWLKLLMNEDIDLETMREKNPEALTPPLHGALLKNEQDVALFERLAFLSRRTDGGNSGGGRRGPAG; the protein is encoded by the coding sequence ATGCGCTTCGAAGGAACCAGCAATTATGTGGCAACAGACGACCTGCGGGTGGCCGTCAACGCGGCGATCTCGCTGGAGCGTCCGCTCCTGGTCAAGGGCGAGCCGGGCACCGGCAAGACCGTGCTGGCGATCGAAGTTGCGAAGTCTCTCGGCCTCGAGCTGATCGAGTGGCACATCAAGTCGACCACCAAGGCCAACCAGGGCCTCTACGAGTATGACGCGGTCTCGCGTCTCCGCGACGGCCAGATGGGCGAAGAGCGCGCCAAGGACGTCAAGAACTACATCAAGAAGGGCAAGCTCTGGGAGGCCTTCACCTCGAAGAAGCGCCCCGTGCTGCTGATCGACGAGATCGACAAGGCCGACATCGAATTCCCGAACGACCTCCTGCAGGAACTCGACCGGATGGAGTTCTATGTCTACGAGACCAATGAGGTCGTGAAGGCGAAGGTCCGCCCGATCGTCATCATCACCTCCAACAACGAGAAAGAATTGCCGGACGCTTTCCTGCGCCGCTGCTTCTTCCACTTCATCAAGTTCCCGGACGAGCCGACGATGCGCGCCATTATCGACGTCCACTTCCCCGGCATCAAGAAGAAGCTTGTCGGCGATGCGCTCTCGACTTTCTACGCCATGCGCGAACTGCCGGGCGTGAAGAAGAAGCCTTCGACCTCCGAATTGCTCGACTGGCTGAAGCTCTTGATGAACGAGGACATCGACCTCGAGACGATGCGCGAGAAGAACCCCGAAGCGCTGACCCCGCCCCTTCACGGCGCCCTGCTCAAGAACGAACAGGACGTTGCCCTGTTCGAACGCCTCGCCTTCCTCTCCCGCCGCACGGACGGCGGAAATTCGGGCGGCGGACGGCGCGGCCCGGCGGGCTAG
- the flbT gene encoding flagellar biosynthesis repressor FlbT, translating to MPLKLSLKPGETFVVNGAVVRNGDRRGVLLLETQARVLREKDILKPADAATPAGRAYFAVMQMYLLGEVDGPLYTQTADALAGLLAEMPDAHDDVLQISADVVAGDLYRALSRCRKLMPSVQTEEA from the coding sequence ATGCCACTCAAACTCTCCCTCAAGCCCGGCGAAACCTTCGTGGTGAACGGCGCCGTTGTGCGCAACGGCGACCGGCGTGGCGTGCTGCTGCTCGAGACGCAGGCGCGTGTCCTCCGCGAAAAGGACATCCTGAAGCCCGCCGATGCCGCGACCCCCGCAGGGCGCGCCTATTTTGCCGTGATGCAGATGTACTTGCTCGGCGAGGTCGATGGGCCGCTTTACACGCAGACGGCGGATGCGCTGGCGGGCCTCCTGGCCGAGATGCCGGATGCGCACGACGACGTGCTGCAGATTTCCGCCGATGTGGTGGCGGGCGACCTTTACCGCGCGTTGAGCCGCTGCCGCAAACTGATGCCGTCGGTCCAGACGGAGGAGGCGTGA
- a CDS encoding MarC family protein: protein MTPELISLFTAAFVTFFVLIDAPGVAPIFATLTAGTPATHRRKMAYKSVFVASLIMLFFAFGGAWLLGAMHISLDAFRIAGGALLFLIALDMVFEKRTERRENRAEEVLEEHKNLPQPDDISVFPMGIPMIAGPGSIATAMFYMSEAANWQEQGVVLAAIGLNLLITLVIFLLAGPIVRLIGASVAGAITRILGVILAALSAQLLIDGIRGAFSLG, encoded by the coding sequence ATGACCCCTGAACTCATTTCCCTCTTCACCGCGGCCTTCGTCACATTCTTCGTGCTGATCGACGCGCCGGGCGTGGCGCCGATCTTTGCGACGCTGACCGCGGGCACGCCGGCCACGCACCGCCGGAAGATGGCCTACAAATCCGTCTTCGTTGCCTCGCTGATCATGCTGTTCTTTGCGTTCGGCGGCGCCTGGCTGCTCGGGGCGATGCACATTTCGCTCGACGCCTTCCGGATTGCCGGCGGCGCGCTGCTGTTCCTGATCGCGCTCGACATGGTTTTCGAGAAGCGCACCGAGCGGCGCGAGAACCGGGCCGAAGAAGTTCTGGAAGAGCATAAGAACCTTCCGCAGCCGGATGATATCTCGGTCTTTCCGATGGGTATTCCGATGATTGCCGGGCCGGGCTCGATTGCCACGGCGATGTTCTATATGTCGGAAGCAGCAAATTGGCAGGAGCAGGGCGTGGTGCTGGCCGCCATCGGCCTGAACCTTCTGATCACGCTGGTAATCTTCCTGCTTGCCGGACCCATCGTGCGCCTGATCGGCGCGAGCGTGGCCGGGGCCATCACGCGTATCCTCGGTGTCATCCTGGCGGCCCTGTCAGCGCAGCTGCTGATCGATGGAATCCGGGGCGCGTTCAGTCTGGGCTGA
- the dksA gene encoding RNA polymerase-binding protein DksA — MARKRVKEPAVSIDLSDDYRPSDGEEFMNERQRAYFRRLLEDWKADILNGAKQTIHNLQDESGSLPDIVDRASAESDKALELRTRDRQRKLISKIDSALRRIEDGTYGYCEATGEPIGLRRLEARPTATLSLEAQERHERKERTLRDD, encoded by the coding sequence ATGGCACGGAAACGCGTGAAGGAGCCTGCGGTGAGCATCGATCTTTCAGACGACTATCGTCCGTCCGACGGCGAAGAGTTCATGAATGAACGCCAGCGCGCTTATTTCCGGCGCCTGCTGGAAGACTGGAAAGCCGACATCCTCAACGGCGCCAAGCAGACCATCCACAATCTCCAGGACGAATCGGGCTCGCTGCCGGACATCGTCGACCGCGCCTCGGCCGAAAGTGACAAGGCTCTCGAGCTGCGCACGCGGGATCGCCAGCGCAAGCTGATCTCCAAGATCGACTCCGCCCTGCGCCGCATCGAGGATGGCACCTACGGCTATTGCGAAGCCACCGGCGAGCCGATCGGCCTGCGCCGCCTCGAAGCGCGTCCGACCGCCACGCTGAGCCTCGAGGCGCAGGAGCGTCACGAGCGCAAGGAACGCACCCTGCGCGACGACTAG
- a CDS encoding FliM/FliN family flagellar motor switch protein yields MTRNSAAPRPAPALPDSADDGWDMPPRRQGQVMADMPRSFEAAEPDRPLMTARGLLSPAEIEALLRPDLSDLPPEPAPVAASTRPVEEFGAPVQQRHEDHDTARRFAARLSMAMRESCGLPIAAAVTGIGRGPFDAAVRQSDEDRGQAIACFATPGGDIGAMLVLSPGLAQLLIETACGARERGGAARPLSPIDLALLEALVRPLAQGVASELSFSGLETELAFAAAIAPPSEALVTEFSMRMQTETFRAQLIVAGAIASPPKPEAGQGPAVVNAHPAQGALSATLTVRVASLAVPLSKLSGLKPGATLLLGVPADQPVELISGGEGGVLAAEAEIGRRGGRIALRITRRGPALGPLNRA; encoded by the coding sequence ATGACCCGGAACTCTGCCGCGCCCCGACCTGCGCCGGCGCTGCCAGACAGCGCCGATGACGGCTGGGACATGCCGCCCCGCCGGCAAGGGCAGGTGATGGCGGACATGCCGCGAAGTTTCGAGGCGGCCGAACCGGACAGACCCCTGATGACCGCACGCGGATTGCTGAGCCCCGCCGAGATCGAAGCGCTGCTGCGTCCGGACCTGTCCGACCTGCCGCCTGAGCCTGCGCCTGTCGCCGCGTCCACGCGGCCGGTCGAGGAGTTCGGCGCGCCCGTCCAGCAGCGTCATGAGGACCATGATACCGCCCGCCGGTTTGCAGCACGCCTGTCAATGGCGATGCGCGAAAGCTGCGGCCTGCCCATTGCCGCGGCGGTCACCGGGATCGGGCGGGGGCCGTTCGATGCCGCCGTGCGCCAGTCGGATGAGGACCGCGGCCAGGCGATTGCCTGCTTTGCGACACCCGGCGGCGATATCGGCGCGATGCTTGTCCTTTCGCCGGGCCTGGCGCAGCTACTGATCGAGACGGCCTGCGGCGCGCGCGAACGGGGCGGGGCCGCGCGGCCGCTCAGCCCGATTGATCTGGCGCTGCTGGAAGCGCTCGTGCGCCCGCTGGCGCAGGGCGTGGCTTCGGAACTGAGCTTCTCCGGCCTCGAAACCGAGCTTGCCTTCGCAGCCGCGATTGCGCCGCCGAGCGAAGCGCTCGTCACCGAATTCTCGATGCGCATGCAGACGGAAACCTTCCGTGCACAGCTGATCGTGGCGGGCGCCATTGCCTCGCCGCCTAAGCCGGAAGCCGGACAGGGGCCGGCAGTGGTCAACGCACACCCGGCGCAGGGCGCGCTGTCGGCGACGCTGACGGTGCGGGTGGCGAGCCTGGCGGTGCCGCTGTCGAAGCTTTCCGGCCTGAAGCCGGGCGCGACTCTGCTGCTAGGCGTACCAGCGGATCAGCCGGTCGAACTCATCTCGGGCGGGGAGGGCGGCGTGCTCGCCGCCGAAGCCGAGATCGGTCGCCGGGGCGGGCGCATTGCGCTGCGCATCACGCGGCGCGGCCCGGCACTCGGCCCGCTCAACCGGGCTTAG
- a CDS encoding YceI family protein: MLGLLLPLMSLAGCNTLAATFLKPDVQVAPASVPAGDYTLDPAHASLFFRINHLGYSTYVGRFERFEASLTGDPAAPESAIVTAIVDMTSLNIANPEFAAELMGPDWFDAAAFPQASFKTYGLKITGENEADISGDLTLKGKTQAVVLKAKLNGSGYDRLRGADVVGFSATLPISRAAFGIDRFSGLLADEVEIQIEAEFVKAKPG; the protein is encoded by the coding sequence GTGCTCGGCCTCCTACTGCCCCTGATGTCGCTGGCCGGCTGCAACACGCTGGCCGCGACCTTCCTGAAGCCCGATGTGCAGGTTGCCCCGGCCAGCGTGCCGGCGGGCGACTACACGCTCGATCCGGCGCACGCCTCGCTCTTCTTCCGGATCAACCATCTCGGCTATTCGACCTATGTCGGCCGTTTCGAGCGTTTCGAGGCGAGCCTGACGGGAGATCCCGCCGCTCCGGAATCGGCGATCGTCACCGCCATCGTCGACATGACCTCGCTGAACATCGCCAATCCCGAGTTCGCCGCCGAACTGATGGGGCCCGACTGGTTCGATGCCGCCGCGTTTCCGCAGGCGAGCTTCAAGACCTATGGCCTCAAGATCACCGGCGAGAACGAGGCCGATATCAGCGGCGACCTGACCCTGAAGGGCAAGACGCAGGCTGTCGTCCTCAAGGCAAAGCTGAACGGCAGCGGCTATGACCGGCTGCGCGGCGCGGACGTTGTCGGCTTCTCGGCCACGCTGCCGATCAGCCGCGCGGCGTTCGGAATCGACAGGTTCTCCGGCCTGCTGGCGGACGAGGTCGAAATCCAAATCGAGGCTGAGTTCGTGAAGGCTAAGCCCGGTTGA